One window of the Chelonoidis abingdonii isolate Lonesome George chromosome 3, CheloAbing_2.0, whole genome shotgun sequence genome contains the following:
- the SERTAD2 gene encoding SERTA domain-containing protein 2, translating into MLGKGGKRKFDEYEDGLEGKAVSPTDGPSKVSYTLQRQTIFNISLMKLYNHRPLTEPSLQKTVLINNMLRRIQEELKQEGSLRPVFITTSQPTDPLGDSFREAQPAFSHLASQPVHPTDLVSTTPLESCLTPASLLEDDTFCTSQTVQHDGPTKLPPPAVQPVKDSFSSALDEIEELCPTPTSTEAVVAATEAAAATTDDSKDNSSESNVQKSEGVQESRTSESKLMDSLPGNFEITTSTGFLTDLTLDDILFADIDTSMYDFDPCTSATGAASKMAPVSADDLLKTLAPYSSQPVTPNQPFKMDLTELDHIMEVLVGS; encoded by the coding sequence AtgttggggaaaggaggaaagcgGAAGTTTGACGAGTATGAAGATGGGCTGGAAGGCAAAGCAGTGTCTCCTACTGACGGTCCATCTAAGGTGTCTTACACCTTACAGCGCCAGACTATCTTCAACATTTCCCTTATGAAACTTTATAACCACAGGCCATTAACAGAGCCAAGCTTGCAAAAGACAGTTTTAATTAACAACATGCTGAGGCGAATCCAGGAGGAACTCAAACAAGAAGGCAGCTTGAGGCCTGTGTTCATCACCACTTCACAGCCTACTGACCCTCTGGGTGACAGCTTTCGAGAGGCTCAGCCTGCGTTCAGTCATCTTGCCTCTCAGCCAGTTCACCCCACTGACTTAGTAAGCACTACACCATTAGAGTCTTGCCTCACCCCAGCCTCTTTGCTTGAGGATGACACTTTTTGCACTTCCCAGACTGTCCAACATGATGGTCCTACAAAACTACCACCTCCAGCTGTCCAACCGGTAAAAGACAGTTTCTCCTCAGCCTTGGACGAAATTGAGGAGCTTTGTCCAACACCTACCTCTACCGAGGCAGTAGTagcagcaacagaagcagcagcagcaacaacagatGACTCTAAAGACAACTCCAGTGAGTCCAATGTTCAAAAGTCTGAGGGAGTCCAAGAGAGCAGAACAAGTGAATCAAAACTCATGGACTCTTTACCCGGCAATTTTGAAATAACAACTTCCACAGGTTTCCTTACAGACTTGACCTTGGATGATATTCTGTTTGCTGACATTGACACATCTATGTATGATTTTGACCCTTGCACATCTGCTACAGGGGCTGCCTCAAAAATGGCTCCTGTCTCAGCAGATGATCTCCTAAAAACTCTAGCTCCCTATAGCAGTCAACCAGTAACCCCAAATCAGCCTTTCAAAATGGACCTCACAGAACTGGATCACATAATGGAGGTGCTTGTTGGGTCTTAA